In the genome of Mugil cephalus isolate CIBA_MC_2020 chromosome 21, CIBA_Mcephalus_1.1, whole genome shotgun sequence, one region contains:
- the LOC124999270 gene encoding uncharacterized protein LOC124999270 isoform X8 gives MMDELKWITLLSLMVLMLQFTGTLSRQLHLYFTVRDGDDVTLSCENVINDHRNCDSTTWLFVGSRSRVHVELVNLGQIRSKPDRLRVTTNCSLVIKKVTDDDAGRYTCRQFDKSGQQQGPDAQVVLSVVTMTEHNQTDQVTLTCSVRTYETCRHSVKWLNRGQEVDKDHKELITSQSSCSASVKFLTSHSSYTSRYELFKCQVTTETNEVKRFPFSRRPSGENTEPPTSAPTESEHSAENNRRSDVTTKESTSKSTSTKLRGEDRKPTTSAPTESEHSTENNRRTDVTTTETETKDTSTITTCWWRSIIVAVGVAALSTAVVAVNIWTRTKGKTTQTDGNAVCDDEDDEV, from the exons GAACACTAAGCAGACAGCTTCACCTCTACTTCACtgtcagagatggagatgaCGTCACTTTGTCttgtgaaaatgtgataaatgatCATCGTAACTGTGACAGTACAACCTGGTTGTTTGTTGGTTCAAGAAGCAGAGTACACGTAGAGCTGGTTAATCTTGGACAGATCAGATCTaaaccagacagactgagagttACAACAAACTGTTCTCTGGTTATAAAGAAGGTCACAGATGATGATGCTGGTCGTTACACCTGCAGACAGTTTGACAAATCAGGACAACAACAAGGTCCAGATGCTCAGGTTGTTCTGTCTGTTGTAACCA TGACTGAACACAATCAAACTGATCAGGTGACTTTAACCTGCTCTGTGAGGACATATGAAACATGTAGACATTCAGTGAAGTGGCTGAACAGAGGTCAAGAAGTGGACAAAGATCACAAGGAATTAATAACATCACAGTCTTCCTGCTCTGCTTCTGTCAAGTTTCTGACTTCTCATTCCAGTTACACATCAAGATATGAACTGTTTAAGTGTCAAGTAACTACAGAGACTAATGAAGTGAAGCGTTTTCCCTTCAGCCGTCGTCCATCAG gtGAGAACACAGAACCACCAACATCAGCTCCAACTGAATCAGAACATTCAGCTGAGAACAACAGAAGATCTGATGTAACAACAAAAGAGTCTACAAGCAAAAGCACCTCAACAAAATTACGAG gtgAGGacagaaaaccaacaacatCAGCTCCAACTGAATCAGAACATTCAACTGAGAACAACAGAAGAACTGATGTAACAACAACAGAGACTGAAACCAAGGACACCTCAACAATTACGACAT GCTGGTGGAGGTCCATCATTGTAGCTGTGGGTGTAGCAGCACTCTCAACAGCTGTTGTGGCCGTCAACATCTGGACAAGAACTAAAG ggaaaacaacacagacgGATGGAAACGCT gtttgtgatgatgaagatgatgaagttTGA
- the LOC124999270 gene encoding uncharacterized protein LOC124999270 isoform X9: protein MMDELKWITLLSLMVLMLQFTGTLSRQLHLYFTVRDGDDVTLSCENVINDHRNCDSTTWLFVGSRSRVHVELVNLGQIRSKPDRLRVTTNCSLVIKKVTDDDAGRYTCRQFDKSGQQQGPDAQVVLSVVTMTEHNQTDQVTLTCSVRTYETCRHSVKWLNRGQEVDKDHKELITSQSSCSASVKFLTSHSSYTSRYELFKCQVTTETNEVKRFPFSRRPSGENTEPPTSAPTESEHSAENNRRSDVTTKESTSKSTSTKLRGEDRKPTTSAPTESEHSTENNRRTDVTTTETETKDTSTITTCWWRSIIVAVGVAALSTAVVAVNIWTRTKGKTTQTDGNAVSFRN, encoded by the exons GAACACTAAGCAGACAGCTTCACCTCTACTTCACtgtcagagatggagatgaCGTCACTTTGTCttgtgaaaatgtgataaatgatCATCGTAACTGTGACAGTACAACCTGGTTGTTTGTTGGTTCAAGAAGCAGAGTACACGTAGAGCTGGTTAATCTTGGACAGATCAGATCTaaaccagacagactgagagttACAACAAACTGTTCTCTGGTTATAAAGAAGGTCACAGATGATGATGCTGGTCGTTACACCTGCAGACAGTTTGACAAATCAGGACAACAACAAGGTCCAGATGCTCAGGTTGTTCTGTCTGTTGTAACCA TGACTGAACACAATCAAACTGATCAGGTGACTTTAACCTGCTCTGTGAGGACATATGAAACATGTAGACATTCAGTGAAGTGGCTGAACAGAGGTCAAGAAGTGGACAAAGATCACAAGGAATTAATAACATCACAGTCTTCCTGCTCTGCTTCTGTCAAGTTTCTGACTTCTCATTCCAGTTACACATCAAGATATGAACTGTTTAAGTGTCAAGTAACTACAGAGACTAATGAAGTGAAGCGTTTTCCCTTCAGCCGTCGTCCATCAG gtGAGAACACAGAACCACCAACATCAGCTCCAACTGAATCAGAACATTCAGCTGAGAACAACAGAAGATCTGATGTAACAACAAAAGAGTCTACAAGCAAAAGCACCTCAACAAAATTACGAG gtgAGGacagaaaaccaacaacatCAGCTCCAACTGAATCAGAACATTCAACTGAGAACAACAGAAGAACTGATGTAACAACAACAGAGACTGAAACCAAGGACACCTCAACAATTACGACAT GCTGGTGGAGGTCCATCATTGTAGCTGTGGGTGTAGCAGCACTCTCAACAGCTGTTGTGGCCGTCAACATCTGGACAAGAACTAAAG ggaaaacaacacagacgGATGGAAACGCTGTGAGTTttagaaactga